A genome region from Streptomyces xanthophaeus includes the following:
- a CDS encoding sensor histidine kinase has product MRRLWPTTVRARATVGASAVVAVALVLAAFALLGLLEANLLRNAENDARRQAETVAQLAAAGKLGRVRPPARGIDFVQVVGADGRVLFASPNLAGAPAFPPPGPGAPGTRFHTWRVRPLDGEYRQRVVQVVTQTPDGMATVYAGASLRDADAADDTTTAALVIGMPLLLATVALVTWRVTGHALRPVEEIRAEVAEISDRGLHRRVPVPATHDEVARLAETMNATLDRLEASGIRQRQFIADASHELRSPITVLRTQLEVALAVQDPELWPELISGALEDIERLQHLTADLLLLARIDAAQPVAAVPLDLTALVREVVEGRLGDRVPVRLRLEPGVEVTAGALWLGRIVTNLVDNAQRYADGRVDVTLRTTHGARPGTAVLEVADDGPGIPAADRERIFERFTRLDDSRSRDHGGAGLGLAIARDLSTHHGGTLTAEGGAGGAAGARLVLRLPTTPRP; this is encoded by the coding sequence CTGCGGCGGCTGTGGCCGACCACGGTACGGGCGCGGGCGACGGTGGGCGCCAGTGCGGTGGTGGCCGTGGCCCTGGTGCTCGCCGCGTTCGCCCTGCTCGGGCTGCTGGAGGCGAACCTGCTCCGCAACGCGGAGAACGACGCCCGGCGCCAGGCCGAGACGGTGGCGCAGCTCGCCGCCGCCGGGAAGCTGGGCCGCGTACGGCCGCCGGCCCGCGGCATCGACTTCGTCCAGGTGGTGGGCGCCGACGGACGCGTCCTGTTCGCCAGCCCGAACCTGGCCGGGGCGCCCGCCTTCCCGCCGCCCGGTCCGGGCGCTCCGGGAACCCGGTTCCACACGTGGCGGGTCCGCCCGCTGGACGGTGAGTACCGGCAGCGGGTCGTCCAGGTCGTCACGCAGACCCCGGACGGCATGGCCACCGTCTACGCCGGCGCCTCCCTGCGGGACGCGGACGCGGCCGACGACACGACCACCGCCGCTCTCGTCATCGGCATGCCCCTGCTGCTGGCCACCGTCGCCCTGGTGACCTGGCGCGTCACCGGTCATGCGCTGCGCCCGGTGGAGGAGATCCGGGCCGAGGTCGCCGAGATCTCCGACCGCGGCCTGCACCGCCGGGTGCCGGTGCCCGCCACCCACGACGAGGTCGCCCGGCTGGCCGAGACCATGAACGCCACCCTCGACCGGCTGGAGGCCTCCGGGATCCGCCAGCGGCAGTTCATCGCCGACGCCTCCCACGAGCTGCGCAGCCCCATCACCGTCCTGCGCACCCAGCTGGAGGTGGCGCTGGCCGTCCAGGACCCGGAGTTGTGGCCCGAGCTGATCTCCGGGGCCCTGGAGGACATCGAACGGCTCCAGCACCTCACGGCGGACCTGCTGCTGCTCGCCCGGATCGACGCGGCCCAGCCGGTGGCCGCCGTCCCGCTGGACCTGACCGCCTTGGTGCGCGAGGTGGTGGAGGGCCGGCTCGGCGACCGCGTCCCCGTACGGCTGCGGCTGGAACCCGGTGTCGAGGTCACCGCCGGCGCGCTGTGGCTCGGCCGTATCGTCACCAACCTCGTCGACAACGCGCAGCGCTACGCGGACGGGCGCGTGGACGTCACCCTGCGGACGACGCACGGCGCGCGGCCGGGCACCGCCGTGCTGGAGGTCGCCGACGACGGCCCCGGTATCCCGGCGGCCGACCGGGAGCGGATCTTCGAGCGTTTCACGCGCCTCGACGACTCGCGCAGCCGTGACCACGGCGGAGCCGGACTGGGGCTCGCCATCGCCCGTGATCTGAGCACCCACCACGGCGGAACGCTCACGGCCGAGGGCGGCGCGGGCGGAGCCGCCGGCGCGCGGCTGGTGCTCCGCCTGCCGACGACGCCCCGGCCCTGA
- a CDS encoding response regulator transcription factor — protein MRVLVVEDERRLAVALQRGLQSEGFSVDVAHDGTQGLWMATEHDYDLIVLDIMLPGLNGYRVCAKLRAAGNESGILMLTAKDGEYDEAEALDTGADDFLSKPFSYLVLVARLRALGRRTGRRRPQVMRFGDLLLDPARHSCSRGGTEIRLTAREFAVLEYLARRSGEVVPKRDILEQVWDSAFDGDPNVVEVHVSAVRRKIDAPFGRAAVETVRGAGYRLAADGG, from the coding sequence ATGCGCGTACTGGTGGTGGAGGACGAACGGCGGCTCGCCGTGGCCCTGCAGCGAGGGCTGCAGTCGGAGGGGTTCTCGGTGGATGTGGCCCACGACGGGACCCAGGGCCTGTGGATGGCCACGGAGCACGACTACGACCTCATCGTGCTGGACATCATGCTGCCCGGGCTGAACGGGTACCGGGTGTGCGCGAAGCTGCGGGCGGCCGGCAACGAGTCGGGGATCCTGATGCTCACGGCGAAGGACGGCGAGTACGACGAGGCGGAGGCGCTCGACACCGGCGCCGACGACTTCCTGTCCAAGCCGTTCTCCTACCTCGTCCTGGTCGCCCGGCTGCGGGCGCTCGGCCGGCGCACGGGCCGTCGGCGGCCCCAGGTGATGCGGTTCGGCGACCTGCTGCTCGACCCCGCCCGGCACTCCTGCTCGCGCGGCGGCACGGAGATCCGGCTGACGGCGCGGGAGTTCGCGGTCCTGGAGTACCTGGCCCGGCGCTCCGGCGAGGTGGTGCCCAAGCGGGACATCCTGGAACAGGTGTGGGACAGCGCCTTCGACGGCGATCCCAATGTGGTCGAGGTCCACGTCAGCGCCGTCCGCCGCAAGATAGACGCGCCGTTCGGCCGTGCCGCGGTGGAGACCGTGCGCGGAGCGGGATACCGGCTGGCGGCCGACGGTGGCTGA
- a CDS encoding FAD-dependent monooxygenase, whose product MRGGTIAVVGGSIAGCAVATAAARAGAGEVVVLERTRGRLQDRGVGLCIHNERAAELGASGALPGGIAAHPLERRRWVVRDDARGAGGRVIWEQPFPFHSYHWGLLWQGLRESVPDAVVYRQGEAVTGVEETGDAGVEVRLAGGSVERYDLVVGADGYRSVVRTALCPDSRPQYAGYVCWRGNFDAALLAGLGSVADSVPEAGTTVCFPGGSCVIYRIPGPDGPRVNWVLYGSPPQDGQLRLDDPTSFPPGGLTPALAGHLAALLDREFPPYWARALKLTDPADTFVQPIYDMETSRTAGGRLLLAGDAASVVRPHNTSGAAKALQDATALADGWRRCGSFEELLHGYEESRGAAGRDLVALARRLGRAQVERTPAWAGMDGEAMEAWWRGQLGGAPGIGGRAMAP is encoded by the coding sequence ATGCGGGGCGGAACGATCGCGGTGGTCGGCGGGAGTATCGCGGGGTGCGCCGTCGCGACGGCGGCGGCGCGGGCGGGCGCCGGTGAGGTGGTGGTGCTGGAGCGGACGCGCGGGCGGCTGCAGGACCGGGGCGTCGGCCTGTGCATCCACAACGAGCGGGCCGCCGAGCTCGGCGCGAGCGGCGCGCTGCCCGGGGGGATCGCCGCGCATCCGCTGGAGCGGCGCCGCTGGGTGGTCCGCGACGATGCCCGCGGGGCGGGCGGCCGGGTGATCTGGGAGCAGCCGTTCCCCTTCCACTCCTACCACTGGGGCCTGCTCTGGCAGGGCCTTCGGGAGTCCGTGCCGGACGCGGTGGTCTACCGGCAGGGCGAGGCGGTGACGGGGGTCGAGGAGACCGGGGACGCGGGCGTCGAGGTGCGGCTCGCGGGCGGGTCCGTCGAGCGGTACGACCTGGTGGTCGGTGCCGACGGGTACCGGTCGGTGGTGCGCACGGCGCTCTGCCCGGACTCCCGGCCGCAGTACGCCGGTTACGTGTGCTGGCGCGGCAACTTCGACGCGGCGCTGCTCGCGGGCCTGGGCAGCGTCGCGGACTCGGTGCCGGAGGCGGGGACCACGGTCTGCTTCCCGGGCGGCTCCTGCGTCATCTACCGGATTCCAGGGCCGGACGGACCGCGGGTGAACTGGGTGCTCTACGGCTCTCCGCCGCAGGACGGGCAGCTGCGACTCGACGATCCGACGAGCTTCCCGCCGGGCGGCCTCACCCCCGCACTGGCGGGGCATCTGGCGGCGCTGCTCGATCGCGAGTTCCCGCCGTACTGGGCGCGGGCGCTCAAGCTGACCGACCCGGCGGACACCTTCGTCCAGCCGATCTACGACATGGAGACCTCGCGGACCGCCGGCGGCCGGCTGCTGCTCGCGGGGGACGCGGCGAGCGTCGTACGCCCGCACAACACGAGCGGCGCCGCCAAGGCGCTCCAGGACGCCACCGCCCTCGCCGACGGCTGGCGCCGCTGCGGGTCCTTCGAGGAACTGCTGCACGGCTACGAGGAGAGTCGCGGCGCAGCCGGACGGGACCTGGTCGCGCTGGCCCGCCGACTGGGCCGCGCCCAGGTCGAGCGGACCCCGGCCTGGGCGGGCATGGACGGCGAGGCGATGGAGGCCTGGTGGCGGGGCCAGCTCGGCGGGGCCCCCGGTATCGGGGGCCGGGCCATGGCCCCGTAG
- a CDS encoding RNA polymerase sigma factor produces MSEGDFDPSGDQAVSSELAGVLPVDFTAFHSQQHRAYLRYAHLQLGNPKDAEEVVDDVFTFLLKVWRQALKEASLHGFAWAVLREHVERRLAALGRQVAMVETAWFAALRRSSRERLELLESKLGLYAAIAGLSERQYDVVLLAFLLGNDSDTVARMMGITPATVRSHIRGARRTLSRKLGVEWIPGEEKDQ; encoded by the coding sequence ATGAGTGAAGGCGATTTCGATCCATCGGGGGACCAGGCGGTCTCCAGCGAACTGGCCGGCGTACTGCCGGTGGACTTCACCGCTTTCCATTCCCAACAGCACCGCGCCTATCTGCGCTACGCCCACCTGCAGCTGGGAAACCCCAAGGACGCCGAGGAAGTCGTCGACGACGTGTTCACCTTCCTGCTGAAGGTGTGGCGCCAGGCCCTGAAGGAGGCGAGCCTCCACGGCTTCGCGTGGGCGGTGCTGCGCGAGCACGTCGAACGGCGGCTGGCGGCCCTGGGCCGGCAGGTGGCGATGGTGGAGACGGCGTGGTTCGCAGCGCTGCGCCGCTCCTCCAGAGAGCGGCTGGAACTGCTGGAGTCGAAGCTCGGGCTGTACGCGGCGATCGCGGGCCTGTCCGAGCGGCAGTACGACGTGGTGCTGCTGGCCTTCCTCCTGGGCAACGACTCCGACACGGTCGCCCGGATGATGGGGATCACCCCCGCGACGGTCCGCTCGCACATCCGCGGCGCACGCCGAACCCTGTCCCGCAAGCTCGGGGTGGAATGGATCCCCGGAGAGGAGAAGGACCAGTGA
- a CDS encoding IclR family transcriptional regulator domain-containing protein: MTHAARKTPEGRPAPAALESAHQALRVLEVINRYSGGVNLTQIARETALPQLVLARAMEQLIRANLATPTGPDAYIAGNALLLAESANGDGRGHLHETLAWVRDAVGAAVYVARYTDGEVSITQYADGPGAPVVEEWVDFRVAAHASAVGKALLTQLDYDDRKDHLARHRLTRFTSHTLTSQQDLFHQLDHRPPNAPLLDLQEYAIGTVCAAVPITAGPKAECVALSIPVPDPGRLKQAARLLQSEAAAVLLALIVAGSTPPRARRPEDTILSPTA; the protein is encoded by the coding sequence CTGACCCACGCCGCCCGGAAGACGCCCGAAGGACGGCCCGCCCCCGCCGCACTGGAATCCGCCCACCAGGCACTGCGGGTCCTGGAAGTCATCAACCGCTACTCGGGAGGCGTGAACCTGACCCAGATCGCCCGGGAAACAGCACTGCCGCAACTGGTCCTCGCCCGGGCCATGGAGCAGCTCATCCGCGCGAACCTGGCCACCCCGACCGGACCGGACGCGTACATCGCGGGCAACGCCCTCCTGCTGGCCGAATCGGCGAACGGAGACGGACGCGGGCACCTGCACGAGACCCTCGCCTGGGTGCGCGACGCCGTCGGCGCCGCCGTCTACGTCGCCCGCTACACCGACGGCGAGGTCTCCATCACCCAGTACGCCGACGGACCGGGCGCACCCGTGGTGGAGGAGTGGGTCGACTTCCGCGTCGCCGCCCACGCCTCCGCCGTGGGCAAGGCGCTGCTGACCCAGCTCGACTACGACGACCGGAAGGATCACCTGGCCCGCCACCGGCTCACCCGGTTCACGTCCCACACCCTCACCAGCCAGCAGGACCTCTTCCACCAGCTCGACCACCGCCCGCCGAACGCCCCCCTCCTCGACCTGCAGGAGTACGCGATCGGCACGGTGTGCGCGGCGGTGCCGATCACCGCGGGCCCGAAGGCGGAATGCGTGGCCCTGTCCATCCCGGTCCCCGACCCCGGCCGGCTGAAGCAGGCCGCCCGGCTCCTGCAGAGCGAGGCGGCCGCGGTCTTACTCGCCCTGATCGTCGCCGGCAGCACCCCGCCCAGGGCACGTCGGCCGGAGGACACCATCCTGTCGCCGACCGCCTAG
- a CDS encoding HAD family hydrolase — MIKPIELVIFDCDGVLVDTERIALPLQVALGAELGWPLTEGEVMERFMGRSTASIRVEIAARVGDETADLWHRLFEERHREAVDAGLSAVEGLPEALGSITLPTCVASSGSHEKMRHTLGRTGLYAHFEGRIYSATEVSRGKPAPDLFLYAAQRMGVDPAACAVVEDSRPGVEAARAAGMRAFGYAGGLTPAEQLVGAATVVFHDMRDLPGLIAAG; from the coding sequence ATGATCAAGCCGATTGAACTGGTGATATTCGACTGCGACGGGGTACTCGTCGACACCGAACGCATCGCACTGCCCCTCCAGGTCGCACTGGGGGCGGAGCTGGGCTGGCCGCTGACCGAGGGGGAGGTCATGGAGCGGTTCATGGGGCGCTCCACCGCCTCCATCCGCGTGGAGATCGCGGCCCGGGTCGGCGACGAGACGGCCGACCTCTGGCACCGGCTCTTCGAGGAGCGCCACCGTGAGGCGGTGGACGCCGGGTTGTCCGCCGTCGAGGGACTGCCCGAGGCACTCGGCTCGATCACCCTGCCGACCTGCGTCGCCTCCAGCGGCTCGCACGAGAAGATGCGCCACACCCTCGGCCGCACCGGCCTCTACGCGCACTTCGAGGGCCGCATCTACAGCGCCACCGAGGTGAGCCGCGGCAAGCCGGCCCCCGACCTGTTCCTGTACGCGGCGCAGCGGATGGGCGTCGACCCGGCGGCGTGCGCGGTGGTCGAGGACAGCCGCCCCGGTGTCGAGGCCGCCCGCGCCGCCGGCATGCGGGCCTTCGGCTACGCGGGGGGACTGACCCCGGCCGAACAGCTCGTAGGCGCCGCCACCGTCGTCTTCCACGACATGCGCGACCTGCCCGGCCTCATCGCCGCAGGGTGA
- a CDS encoding alkyl/aryl-sulfatase yields MENGPGHDASGSIGAAHRAARGRAAYADRADFDDATRGFVAALEPCVIRAADGSVVWDGDAYAFLNADRPDTVHPSLWRQSRLTALQGLFQVVEGVYQVRGLDLSNMTLVEGDRGVVVIDPLISEETAAAALALYRAHRGDRPVTGVLYTHSHADHFGGVKGVTTQAEVDAGAVPVLAPEGFLGHAVSENVYAGTAMARRAGYMYGAGLPRGPRGQVGAGLGQTTSTGRVTLIPPTVDITRTGQEETVDGVRMVFQLTPGTEAPAEFNLLLPDHRALCMAENATHTLHNLLTLRGALVRDPHAWATYLTESIALFGDRCDVVFASHHWPTWGRERAMSYLAQQRDLYAYLHDQTVRLLNQGYTGTEIAETLRMPPALEAAWHTHGYYGSVSHNVKAVYQRYMGWFEGNPALLWQHPPVESARRYVEFMGGAAEVLRRARTSFEQGDFRWVAQVVDHVVFADPSNAQALELQADALEQLGYGAENGTWRNFYLTGAQELRGERVGTPATAASPDVLAALSLDQLVDSLAVRIDGPRAWHADVAVRFVLPGSDPLTLRLGNGVLTGVRGDNPAAGRPHAVLVLGEPLLRGLLLGAVPPDDLLRHEGVALDGDPSVVAELFSYLDSPDPDFAIITP; encoded by the coding sequence ATGGAGAACGGCCCCGGACACGACGCCTCCGGATCGATCGGCGCCGCGCACCGTGCGGCGCGCGGCCGTGCCGCCTACGCCGACCGCGCCGACTTCGACGACGCCACCCGCGGCTTCGTCGCCGCACTGGAGCCCTGCGTGATCCGGGCCGCGGACGGGAGCGTCGTCTGGGACGGCGACGCCTACGCCTTCCTCAACGCGGACCGCCCGGACACCGTCCATCCCAGCCTGTGGCGCCAGAGCCGCCTCACCGCCCTCCAAGGGCTCTTCCAGGTCGTGGAAGGCGTGTACCAGGTGCGCGGCCTGGACCTGTCGAACATGACCCTCGTCGAGGGCGACCGCGGCGTCGTCGTGATCGACCCGCTGATCAGCGAGGAGACGGCGGCCGCGGCCCTCGCCCTGTACCGGGCCCACCGCGGGGACCGTCCGGTCACGGGAGTCCTCTACACCCACAGCCACGCCGACCACTTCGGGGGCGTCAAGGGCGTCACCACCCAGGCCGAGGTCGACGCGGGCGCGGTCCCGGTCCTGGCGCCCGAGGGCTTCCTCGGACACGCGGTCAGCGAGAACGTCTACGCCGGCACCGCGATGGCCCGCCGCGCCGGCTACATGTACGGGGCCGGCCTGCCCAGGGGCCCGCGCGGCCAGGTCGGCGCGGGCCTGGGCCAGACCACCTCCACCGGCCGGGTGACGCTGATCCCGCCGACCGTCGACATCACCCGCACCGGCCAGGAGGAGACCGTCGACGGCGTGCGCATGGTCTTCCAGCTCACCCCGGGCACCGAGGCCCCGGCCGAGTTCAACCTGCTGCTCCCCGACCACCGGGCGCTGTGCATGGCCGAGAACGCCACCCACACCCTCCACAATCTGCTGACCCTGCGCGGCGCCCTCGTACGGGACCCGCACGCCTGGGCCACGTACCTCACCGAGTCCATCGCACTGTTCGGCGACCGGTGCGACGTCGTCTTCGCCTCCCATCACTGGCCCACGTGGGGCCGCGAGCGCGCCATGTCGTACCTGGCGCAGCAGCGGGACCTGTACGCCTACCTCCACGACCAGACGGTGCGCCTGCTCAACCAGGGGTACACCGGGACCGAGATCGCCGAGACGCTGCGCATGCCGCCGGCGCTGGAGGCCGCCTGGCACACCCACGGCTACTACGGATCGGTCAGCCACAACGTCAAAGCCGTCTACCAGCGCTACATGGGCTGGTTCGAGGGGAACCCGGCGCTCCTGTGGCAGCACCCGCCGGTGGAATCGGCCCGCCGCTACGTCGAATTCATGGGCGGTGCGGCGGAGGTCCTGCGCCGGGCCCGGACCTCCTTCGAGCAGGGCGACTTCCGCTGGGTGGCCCAGGTGGTCGACCACGTCGTCTTCGCCGATCCCTCGAACGCGCAGGCCCTGGAACTCCAGGCCGATGCCCTGGAGCAGCTCGGCTACGGGGCCGAGAACGGCACCTGGCGCAACTTCTACCTCACCGGCGCCCAGGAACTGCGCGGCGAGCGGGTCGGGACACCGGCCACCGCCGCGTCCCCGGACGTGCTCGCCGCCCTGAGCCTGGACCAGCTGGTGGACTCCCTCGCCGTGCGGATCGACGGGCCCCGGGCCTGGCACGCGGACGTCGCCGTCCGGTTCGTCCTGCCCGGCTCGGACCCGCTGACGCTGCGCCTGGGCAACGGGGTACTGACCGGCGTCCGCGGGGACAACCCCGCGGCCGGCCGCCCGCACGCCGTCCTCGTACTCGGCGAACCGCTCCTGCGCGGGCTCCTGCTCGGCGCCGTGCCGCCGGACGACCTCCTGCGGCACGAGGGGGTGGCCCTCGACGGCGACCCCTCGGTCGTCGCCGAACTCTTCTCCTACCTCGACTCCCCCGACCCGGACTTCGCGATCATCACCCCCTGA
- a CDS encoding dienelactone hydrolase family protein: MADHDLSGFEKSTFTHDGATRRILRRGTGPAVIVMAEIPGITPKVIEFAEHVAAAGCTAVLPVLFGEPGRDADFGGAGRSSAARYMASSLWRVCVSREFTLLATGRSSRVVRWLRALAAAEHERCGGPGVGAVGMCLTGGFALAMATDERLVAPVLSQPSLPLACTASRAGAIDISPEDLAVVRGRCEREGLQVLGLRFRGDRLVPGDRFDHLRRELGDAFVAVELDASAANPQSALAPHSVLTEHLVDEPGQPTRQALDTVLDLFRTRLLGERPAPAV; encoded by the coding sequence GTGGCAGACCACGATCTGAGCGGGTTCGAGAAGAGCACGTTCACCCATGACGGTGCCACCCGCCGGATCCTGCGCCGGGGCACGGGCCCCGCGGTGATCGTCATGGCGGAGATCCCGGGCATCACCCCCAAGGTCATCGAGTTCGCCGAGCACGTCGCGGCGGCCGGCTGTACGGCCGTACTCCCGGTGCTCTTCGGCGAGCCCGGCCGTGACGCCGATTTCGGCGGGGCCGGCCGGTCGAGTGCCGCCCGCTACATGGCCTCGTCGCTGTGGCGGGTGTGCGTGAGCCGCGAGTTCACGCTGCTGGCCACGGGGCGCAGTTCGCGCGTCGTGCGGTGGCTGCGCGCCCTGGCGGCCGCCGAACACGAACGCTGCGGCGGCCCCGGGGTGGGCGCCGTCGGGATGTGCCTGACCGGCGGATTCGCGCTGGCGATGGCCACGGACGAGCGCCTCGTCGCCCCGGTGCTCTCCCAGCCGTCGCTCCCGCTGGCCTGCACCGCGAGCCGCGCCGGCGCCATCGACATCAGCCCCGAGGACCTCGCGGTCGTCCGCGGACGCTGTGAGCGCGAGGGGCTCCAGGTGCTCGGTCTGCGCTTCCGGGGCGACCGGCTCGTCCCCGGCGACCGGTTCGACCACCTCCGGCGGGAACTCGGTGACGCCTTCGTCGCCGTCGAGCTGGACGCGAGCGCGGCCAACCCGCAGAGCGCCCTGGCGCCGCACTCCGTCCTGACGGAACACCTCGTCGACGAACCGGGACAGCCCACCCGGCAGGCGCTCGACACCGTCCTCGACCTGTTCCGCACCCGGCTGCTCGGGGAACGGCCCGCTCCTGCCGTATGA
- a CDS encoding class I SAM-dependent methyltransferase — MATRKNLTANRESLVHKVRYAASRPHRIAPYLKRAARDRWLAFKHPDHVSYYRAVMASDTRRNPEAAVGSQTHERWLALGQMQFDYLLGHGLKPGARMLDIGCGNLRAGWRFIDYLDAGHYYGIDISPDILIAAKRTLTERGLQAKVPHLTLTRNLTLDFLPDGYFDVVHAHSVFSHSPIDVIDECFAHVGRVLAPGGHFDFTFDRTTGTEHQVLREDFYYRTQTLVDLAAGHGLSARFMEDWEELGHGQSKIRVSAAGSGVDAEV; from the coding sequence ATGGCCACCAGGAAGAACCTCACCGCGAACCGGGAATCCCTCGTCCACAAGGTCCGCTACGCCGCGAGCCGTCCGCACCGCATCGCCCCGTACCTGAAGCGGGCCGCCCGCGACCGCTGGCTGGCCTTCAAGCACCCCGACCACGTCAGCTACTACCGGGCCGTGATGGCCTCGGACACCCGCCGCAACCCCGAGGCCGCGGTCGGCAGCCAGACCCACGAACGCTGGCTCGCGCTCGGGCAGATGCAGTTCGACTACCTCCTCGGGCACGGACTGAAGCCCGGGGCGCGCATGCTGGACATCGGCTGCGGCAACCTCCGCGCCGGCTGGCGGTTCATCGACTACCTCGACGCGGGCCACTACTACGGCATCGACATCTCGCCCGACATCCTCATCGCCGCGAAGCGGACCCTGACCGAGCGGGGGCTCCAGGCCAAGGTCCCGCATCTGACCCTCACCAGGAACCTGACGCTGGACTTCCTGCCCGACGGCTACTTCGACGTCGTCCACGCTCACAGCGTCTTCTCGCACTCGCCGATCGACGTCATCGACGAGTGCTTCGCCCATGTGGGCCGGGTGCTCGCGCCCGGGGGTCACTTCGACTTCACCTTCGACCGCACCACCGGCACCGAACACCAGGTGCTGCGCGAGGACTTCTACTACCGCACCCAGACCCTCGTCGACCTCGCCGCCGGGCACGGGCTGTCCGCGCGCTTCATGGAGGACTGGGAGGAACTCGGCCACGGCCAGTCCAAGATCCGCGTCAGCGCCGCCGGATCCGGCGTGGATGCGGAGGTCTGA
- a CDS encoding PadR family transcriptional regulator, with protein MSDRAMQEPTLLLLTALADEPRHGYAIAREVELISGGRVKMRTGTLYGALERLLGQGLIEVHEEQIVDSRLRRTYSLTAEGRQSLAAEAERIAATAREAARRLGISGRTATA; from the coding sequence ATGAGTGATCGTGCGATGCAGGAACCGACCCTCCTCCTCCTGACCGCGCTCGCGGACGAGCCCCGCCACGGGTACGCGATCGCGCGCGAGGTGGAACTGATCTCGGGCGGGCGCGTCAAGATGCGGACCGGCACCCTGTACGGGGCCCTGGAGCGGCTGCTGGGTCAGGGGCTGATCGAGGTCCACGAGGAGCAGATCGTCGACAGCCGGCTGCGCCGCACCTACAGCCTCACCGCCGAAGGCCGGCAGAGCCTGGCCGCCGAGGCGGAGCGGATCGCCGCCACCGCACGCGAGGCGGCGCGCCGCCTGGGCATCTCCGGCAGGACGGCTACGGCGTGA